A single window of Metallosphaera hakonensis JCM 8857 = DSM 7519 DNA harbors:
- a CDS encoding InlB B-repeat-containing protein: MRKSTLVLLSLLLSISSSSIIHGVTLHVFIYGYQTQVLLYENGTFLFANSNATFNVPNSTVQVYVNSLSPSSEILINGIKTSNLTINPARTTVLNVTVKPLYYHVEVNVEGPGSVYVIFPNESRIKVNGTEGFNVQAGTVLTLTASPDQGYSIMNWSDGLVGNQIWYMVYNDSNLTAYFVKSPETNHFGPGVSYAGIGLLALLGGMYWFARKKQ; the protein is encoded by the coding sequence ATGCGAAAGAGCACTCTTGTACTTCTCTCCCTCCTTTTAAGTATATCATCTTCAAGTATTATCCATGGAGTCACCCTTCACGTATTTATTTATGGGTATCAGACTCAAGTCCTTCTCTACGAGAACGGAACGTTCCTCTTCGCAAATAGTAACGCCACCTTTAATGTCCCCAACTCAACAGTACAGGTATACGTCAATTCCTTATCGCCCTCCTCAGAGATCTTGATAAATGGCATAAAAACTAGTAATTTAACTATTAATCCCGCTAGAACCACTGTCCTCAACGTAACCGTGAAACCCTTGTACTATCATGTGGAGGTAAATGTTGAGGGACCAGGATCAGTTTACGTTATCTTCCCAAACGAATCAAGGATCAAAGTTAATGGTACCGAGGGGTTTAATGTGCAAGCTGGTACGGTACTTACACTTACTGCTTCGCCAGACCAAGGTTATAGTATTATGAACTGGAGTGACGGACTAGTGGGTAATCAGATATGGTATATGGTTTATAACGATTCCAACCTGACCGCATACTTCGTTAAGTCCCCTGAAACGAATCACTTTGGTCCAGGTGTAAGCTATGCGGGGATAGGTCTGTTGGCATTGTTGGGAGGAATGTATTGGTTTGCAAGAAAGAAACAGTAG
- a CDS encoding DUF2203 domain-containing protein: MSYTYFDLDTARRILPWVKEKLEQLRQAEIKAEQALLAGKKEYIEIYSMEVDSVIRELTDKGILVRDVKMGLVDFPAVINDRPAYLCWKIDEEDILYWHYVEEGFRGRKRITKRENILSYQ, from the coding sequence ATGAGCTACACTTACTTTGATCTTGATACTGCCAGGAGAATTCTCCCTTGGGTAAAGGAGAAACTGGAACAACTGAGACAGGCTGAAATTAAGGCTGAACAGGCCCTTTTAGCTGGAAAGAAGGAATACATAGAGATATACTCCATGGAAGTTGATTCGGTAATTAGGGAGCTCACCGATAAGGGAATCCTGGTTAGAGACGTCAAAATGGGTCTAGTGGACTTTCCCGCAGTAATAAACGACAGACCTGCTTATCTGTGTTGGAAAATTGATGAAGAGGATATACTTTATTGGCATTACGTAGAAGAAGGTTTCAGGGGTAGGAAAAGAATAACCAAAAGGGAAAATATACTAAGCTATCAATAA
- the cutA gene encoding glyceraldehyde dehydrogenase subunit alpha produces MTLVGSRVKRLEDEKLITGRGQYIDDIELPGTLFLGILRSQVAHAKIKRIDVSDALKVVGVMDAFTGLNIKVENRPKNFPMASTEILYEGQPLAAVLAVDRYTAYDAMERIQVEYEELPVVLDPVKAVEEKFNAVEGERNLVYSKKYSSGNPEESLRKSDKIVTLDLEISRVYPAAMETRGLLVSFSANTLTVYAPTQSPHFMRRYLLEAFGKEVEDIRVVQPDVGGAFGSKLFPYPEDYIAVYAALRSKRPVKWSATRSEDIRSTYHGRGQIHRVKAGAKRDGTLTAIVDDLFIDLGAASHGTYLADIAATMLPGPYQVKDLLVNVYGVHTNKTPLDQYRGAGRPEASFVIERVMDSLADELDMDPIEFRKRNLIREVSYTNPLGLKYDSGNYLTLLEKAEKVYREMESRARELSAKGRKVAVGFDFYLEQNNFGPWESASVRVRGDGKIVLIIGAAPHGQGTGTGIAQIVADELGVDINDVDVRWGDTAMLGEAYGTYGSRSLTLAGNAAILASRKVKEKAVRLAAQFMKSDVQELRYEQGKVTNIKTNKFMTLKEIASRSMSSLGGVWKYREEPGLEATAYFGLDNYTYPYGSHVVMVEIVDGKPKVLEYYAIDDIGIVVNPLLAEGQVRGGVIQGYGETVLEEIVYGDNGSLLSGNFSDYALPTAVEGFNIRWDYMEIGKSDAPLPAKGIGEGATIGTPPALIRALEKASGKKLTRLPVKPEDLLP; encoded by the coding sequence ATGACCCTGGTTGGTTCAAGAGTAAAGAGGCTTGAAGACGAGAAATTAATCACTGGAAGAGGACAATACATAGATGATATCGAGCTACCTGGAACTCTTTTCTTGGGCATCTTAAGAAGTCAAGTGGCACATGCTAAAATAAAGAGAATCGATGTGTCAGACGCCCTTAAGGTCGTGGGGGTTATGGACGCCTTCACAGGGCTTAACATAAAGGTTGAGAACAGACCAAAGAACTTCCCCATGGCATCAACTGAGATCCTTTACGAAGGGCAACCATTGGCTGCAGTGCTTGCGGTTGATAGATATACGGCATATGATGCCATGGAAAGAATCCAAGTGGAATACGAGGAGCTTCCCGTGGTTCTTGATCCAGTAAAGGCAGTTGAAGAGAAATTTAACGCTGTCGAAGGTGAGAGGAACTTAGTCTACAGTAAGAAATACAGCTCTGGCAACCCAGAGGAGTCGTTAAGGAAATCTGACAAAATCGTGACCCTAGACCTTGAAATATCGAGAGTGTACCCAGCGGCCATGGAGACTAGAGGTCTTCTAGTTTCATTTTCGGCTAATACACTAACAGTCTATGCACCGACTCAATCTCCTCACTTTATGAGACGCTACCTCCTGGAGGCCTTCGGAAAGGAAGTAGAGGACATCAGGGTAGTGCAACCTGACGTGGGAGGAGCCTTCGGCTCCAAATTATTCCCATACCCAGAGGATTACATAGCCGTATATGCGGCCTTAAGGTCCAAGAGACCAGTTAAATGGTCAGCGACCAGGAGCGAGGACATAAGGTCTACATATCACGGAAGAGGGCAGATACACAGGGTGAAAGCTGGGGCGAAAAGGGACGGAACGCTCACAGCCATCGTTGATGATCTTTTCATAGATCTCGGAGCTGCAAGTCACGGGACTTATTTGGCTGACATCGCGGCGACCATGCTCCCTGGACCCTACCAAGTTAAGGACTTACTCGTTAACGTGTACGGGGTTCATACCAACAAAACTCCCCTAGATCAGTACAGAGGGGCAGGGAGACCTGAGGCTTCCTTCGTGATTGAGAGGGTAATGGACTCATTAGCTGACGAGTTAGATATGGACCCAATCGAGTTTAGGAAGAGGAATCTAATCAGGGAAGTGTCATATACTAACCCGTTGGGCTTAAAATACGATTCGGGTAACTACCTCACTCTCCTGGAGAAGGCAGAGAAAGTATATAGGGAAATGGAATCTAGGGCAAGAGAATTGAGTGCTAAGGGGAGAAAAGTTGCAGTAGGATTCGATTTCTACCTTGAGCAGAACAACTTTGGCCCATGGGAAAGCGCTTCAGTTAGGGTAAGAGGGGACGGAAAAATCGTCTTAATAATAGGTGCAGCGCCACACGGTCAAGGAACTGGGACTGGCATAGCTCAAATAGTGGCCGACGAGTTGGGGGTAGATATCAACGACGTCGATGTCAGATGGGGCGACACTGCTATGCTTGGTGAGGCTTATGGAACGTATGGAAGCAGAAGCCTAACTCTAGCAGGGAACGCAGCAATCCTAGCTTCAAGGAAGGTCAAGGAGAAGGCAGTGAGATTGGCCGCTCAATTCATGAAGAGTGACGTTCAAGAACTAAGATATGAACAGGGGAAGGTAACAAATATCAAGACCAACAAGTTCATGACACTTAAAGAGATAGCTTCTAGGTCTATGTCGAGCCTAGGAGGAGTATGGAAGTATAGGGAGGAGCCGGGGTTGGAGGCTACTGCGTATTTCGGCCTGGATAACTACACCTACCCCTACGGAAGTCATGTGGTTATGGTCGAGATAGTTGACGGGAAACCCAAGGTCCTAGAATACTATGCAATAGATGACATAGGGATTGTTGTTAATCCCCTCCTGGCGGAAGGGCAAGTTAGAGGAGGAGTTATCCAAGGCTATGGTGAAACCGTACTTGAGGAGATAGTTTATGGAGATAATGGGTCTCTCCTCTCAGGGAATTTCTCAGATTATGCCTTACCCACAGCTGTAGAGGGTTTCAATATTAGATGGGATTATATGGAAATAGGTAAATCCGATGCACCTCTACCTGCGAAGGGAATAGGTGAGGGAGCCACCATTGGGACTCCGCCAGCGCTCATTAGAGCCCTAGAGAAGGCGTCAGGCAAGAAATTGACGAGATTACCCGTCAAGCCTGAGGATCTTTTACCTTAA
- a CDS encoding SelD-related putative sulfur metabolism protein, which produces MGINPLSLATGCAVKVDLIDTVYPALEKLKQKLLENNIEVMPREDTDIFVSRESEVIKRVINGGEFDADRAVSLIQVNQETAGNPEKFANFLLRVYTGVKTRRKLVVGKGHSIVTTNPKAEVAVLDLIKLDGNPQKSYTLANNDTIQIVDPLDDPGSQMQVDVGISNSLNDLFTKGAFQDLKMIPVADAPDPELKETLLRNFKSFANRYGIKLIEDVQPQTGTLMIGATVIGKSDHELPTFYGKVDENMEILVTRPVGELTPINVHMWLLTVPELLETLEERGISLQRVEEAKKRALDYMTKPNFDTAKAIYDHLPKFGEGFDPEAHIAMTTDVTGPGIFVIKEFADKAMVDVELYDVPVIDREISEFATENFIIPNSTAGTNGAIVMFANRKVIDDVAQSLSKVGLEPRVIGRVLGRGNGTVYVKKDVCKLIHRENILKYFKVKDPQA; this is translated from the coding sequence ATGGGAATAAACCCCCTTTCACTGGCTACAGGATGCGCAGTCAAAGTCGATCTCATTGATACCGTCTATCCTGCCCTCGAGAAACTTAAACAGAAGTTGCTTGAGAACAATATAGAGGTAATGCCCAGGGAAGACACTGATATATTTGTTAGTAGGGAATCTGAGGTTATAAAGAGGGTCATAAACGGTGGTGAATTTGACGCTGACAGAGCTGTTAGTCTGATTCAAGTGAATCAAGAAACCGCTGGGAATCCCGAGAAGTTCGCGAATTTCTTGTTGAGAGTTTACACGGGAGTAAAGACAAGGAGAAAACTTGTAGTTGGAAAGGGGCACTCAATAGTGACAACTAATCCCAAGGCCGAGGTAGCAGTCTTGGATCTCATTAAACTCGATGGTAATCCACAGAAGTCTTATACTCTGGCAAACAACGACACAATCCAGATAGTTGATCCACTCGACGATCCAGGATCACAGATGCAAGTTGACGTGGGGATATCAAACTCTTTGAACGATCTGTTCACAAAGGGAGCATTTCAAGACCTCAAGATGATACCTGTAGCTGATGCCCCTGATCCTGAACTTAAGGAGACGTTACTTAGGAACTTCAAGAGCTTTGCCAACAGATATGGGATTAAATTAATTGAGGATGTACAACCACAGACCGGTACCCTAATGATTGGGGCTACGGTGATTGGGAAATCGGATCATGAGTTACCTACATTCTATGGGAAGGTGGACGAAAACATGGAGATCTTGGTAACTAGACCCGTAGGCGAACTGACTCCAATCAACGTTCACATGTGGCTCTTGACTGTCCCCGAACTCCTGGAGACCTTAGAGGAAAGGGGCATCTCCCTCCAGAGAGTTGAAGAGGCCAAGAAGAGAGCCCTCGATTACATGACGAAACCCAACTTTGATACTGCAAAGGCGATCTATGATCACTTACCCAAGTTTGGGGAAGGTTTCGATCCAGAGGCTCACATCGCCATGACCACTGACGTTACTGGCCCAGGGATTTTCGTTATCAAGGAGTTCGCAGATAAGGCCATGGTAGACGTGGAGTTATACGATGTTCCCGTAATTGATAGGGAAATCAGTGAGTTCGCCACTGAGAACTTCATAATCCCTAACTCCACGGCTGGAACCAATGGGGCTATAGTCATGTTCGCAAACAGGAAAGTTATAGACGATGTGGCCCAGTCGTTGAGTAAGGTGGGATTGGAACCCAGGGTAATAGGAAGGGTTCTGGGGAGAGGTAATGGCACAGTATACGTGAAAAAAGACGTATGTAAGCTAATTCACAGGGAAAATATTCTCAAGTACTTTAAGGTAAAAGATCCTCAGGCTTGA
- a CDS encoding rhodanese-like domain-containing protein has product MQIIEQYSTPFYKNIIDMPPSVVRKLWKNKQILVLDIRTPQEYVEHHIPGSLLIPMDYLEVLQEYFSDKEVAVVCEHGNRARYATYGMPHLYKRKAVYMIGGIVGWMSMGYEVESGMDENGVKWEQWLDEKLK; this is encoded by the coding sequence ATGCAGATAATAGAGCAGTATTCAACCCCGTTTTATAAGAACATAATTGACATGCCTCCTTCAGTGGTAAGGAAGTTATGGAAGAACAAGCAAATTCTTGTACTTGACATCAGGACCCCACAGGAATACGTGGAACATCACATCCCTGGATCCCTACTAATTCCAATGGATTACCTAGAGGTATTGCAAGAATACTTCAGCGACAAGGAAGTCGCTGTGGTATGCGAGCACGGGAACAGGGCAAGATATGCCACCTACGGTATGCCACACCTTTACAAGAGAAAGGCAGTTTACATGATCGGCGGAATTGTGGGCTGGATGTCCATGGGTTACGAAGTTGAGAGCGGAATGGATGAAAACGGGGTCAAATGGGAACAATGGCTCGATGAAAAACTTAAGTAA
- a CDS encoding phosphoribosyltransferase, protein MPKIPVKVVSWQDIVGLSESLSEKIKAEFTPDVIIAVARGGLVPARLLADSLGIVDVLSLKVEHWVVTASHTPEARIKYPYKVDLSDKKVLIVDDITDTGDSLILSSKYVGDNFSPRVMKTATLQHIKTSSKFEPDFYAQTITEWAWFMYPWNYWEDEINLVRKVIDERKTTNLSILEEAFKESYGVSPPISLDKILAEMKRRKIID, encoded by the coding sequence TTGCCTAAAATCCCTGTAAAAGTGGTAAGTTGGCAGGATATCGTTGGGCTTTCGGAAAGCTTGAGCGAGAAGATTAAGGCTGAATTTACACCTGATGTAATAATTGCTGTGGCTCGGGGTGGATTAGTGCCAGCCAGGCTTTTAGCGGACTCCCTGGGAATTGTGGACGTACTATCCCTGAAAGTTGAACATTGGGTTGTAACTGCCTCCCATACTCCTGAAGCCAGGATAAAGTATCCCTATAAGGTAGATCTAAGCGATAAGAAAGTTCTGATAGTGGACGACATAACCGACACTGGAGACAGTCTAATACTCTCAAGTAAATACGTGGGGGATAACTTCTCTCCGAGGGTGATGAAGACTGCTACATTACAACACATAAAGACGTCCTCAAAGTTTGAGCCTGACTTCTATGCCCAGACCATTACGGAATGGGCCTGGTTCATGTACCCTTGGAATTACTGGGAGGACGAAATTAACCTTGTTAGGAAAGTTATAGATGAGAGAAAGACCACTAATCTCAGTATCTTAGAAGAAGCCTTCAAGGAGAGCTACGGAGTATCTCCTCCTATCTCACTTGATAAAATCCTTGCTGAGATGAAAAGGAGAAAAATTATTGATTGA
- the prf1 gene encoding peptide chain release factor aRF-1, producing MLLSLYIPPGRPVSDVVNMLRQEASISQNIKLKRTRDAVESAITTAIDRLVTMNKVPENGLVLFCGENFDTNEFKCYMFSPPEKVTIYFYRTDKQFHTEFLEDMVEVSEVFGLLIVERDQGTIGVLRGSRIEVLEEMEGYVPGKHMMGGQSQRRIDRIIEELYHDFLKSFGEKVNNYFLPILESGRLKGVLLGGPGYAKKDFYDSDYIDYRLKKLIMLPLVDIGYQGEAGLREMVMKSRDLLKNQKYIEVEDFIEELKYHLAKDDGLVVYGKEEINKALQMGAVDTLIVFDDGNPENEKMVQEAEKYGTKVYLVGEEIPEAEWVRKTFSGMVGKLRFRM from the coding sequence GTGCTGCTGTCCCTGTATATACCACCTGGTAGGCCAGTGTCGGACGTAGTTAATATGTTACGACAGGAGGCGTCAATTTCTCAAAATATTAAGTTAAAAAGAACCCGAGATGCCGTTGAGTCCGCTATTACGACAGCAATAGATAGATTAGTGACCATGAACAAAGTCCCTGAGAACGGGTTAGTTCTATTCTGTGGAGAGAACTTCGATACTAACGAGTTCAAGTGCTATATGTTCTCCCCTCCAGAAAAAGTTACAATCTATTTCTATAGGACAGACAAGCAATTCCATACTGAGTTCTTGGAAGACATGGTAGAAGTGTCTGAGGTTTTCGGTCTATTAATCGTGGAAAGAGATCAAGGAACTATTGGAGTACTGAGGGGTTCAAGGATAGAAGTATTAGAGGAGATGGAAGGCTATGTTCCAGGAAAACATATGATGGGAGGACAAAGCCAGAGAAGAATTGACAGAATAATCGAGGAACTCTATCACGATTTCCTCAAGAGTTTCGGAGAAAAGGTCAACAACTATTTCCTCCCAATCCTTGAGTCAGGCAGGTTGAAGGGAGTACTGTTAGGTGGCCCAGGCTATGCAAAAAAGGACTTCTACGACTCAGATTATATCGACTATAGATTGAAGAAACTCATAATGTTACCCTTAGTTGACATAGGATATCAGGGCGAGGCCGGACTTAGGGAGATGGTGATGAAGTCCAGGGACCTCTTGAAGAACCAGAAATACATTGAGGTTGAAGACTTCATTGAGGAGCTCAAGTATCATTTGGCTAAGGACGATGGCCTAGTCGTCTACGGAAAAGAGGAAATAAATAAGGCGTTACAAATGGGCGCTGTGGATACGTTAATAGTTTTCGATGACGGAAATCCGGAGAATGAAAAAATGGTTCAGGAAGCCGAGAAATATGGCACCAAGGTTTACCTAGTGGGTGAGGAAATTCCAGAGGCCGAGTGGGTAAGGAAGACCTTTAGCGGAATGGTGGGCAAGTTAAGGTTTAGAATGTGA
- a CDS encoding RsmB/NOP family class I SAM-dependent RNA methyltransferase, with protein sequence MKIPSPADEKDICKEIIVRALGNLDKLSVEASFNNAVRNFRERPEGCFELYQRVLWSLPHVNRVFPGLQVKSREAVDLALLVGPDPFSLPKWIIDRIKPLLGENGLSNILKRKTWVRINTLRGCREATINKISERNYKFKVDDDVDFLLEWISPKISSTKEFRNGLLIPQDKSSVFVIRALDPKPGETILEIGSAPGTKTSLIQQFTENQAYVIGVDTSSHRIEVERKLLKRWGVKNVDLVLADGANVSLRNVDKILIDAPCTNSGTINVDPSIPLRLTKEELMKLKRIQKEILKNAMTQEVPVVYSTCSLFPEEGELQVESYSDLLVKLTDDPRHMGYRKSKVWMRVMRTYPHVDFSEGFFIAKIDPSRKN encoded by the coding sequence ATGAAGATTCCTAGTCCAGCTGATGAAAAGGATATTTGCAAGGAGATCATAGTAAGGGCCCTAGGAAATTTGGACAAACTATCAGTGGAGGCAAGCTTTAATAATGCGGTGAGGAATTTCCGGGAAAGACCTGAGGGTTGTTTCGAACTCTATCAGAGGGTTTTATGGTCCCTACCACACGTTAACAGAGTATTTCCAGGCTTACAAGTGAAATCGAGAGAGGCAGTGGACTTAGCTTTACTGGTAGGTCCAGATCCCTTCTCATTACCCAAATGGATAATCGATAGAATTAAACCTCTGCTAGGTGAGAATGGTCTCTCTAACATCCTAAAAAGGAAGACTTGGGTTAGAATCAATACCTTGAGAGGATGCAGGGAGGCTACCATCAATAAAATCAGTGAAAGGAACTACAAGTTCAAAGTTGACGATGACGTGGATTTCCTTCTTGAATGGATAAGTCCAAAAATATCATCTACCAAGGAATTCAGGAACGGCCTCCTTATACCTCAAGATAAGTCCAGTGTTTTCGTAATAAGGGCACTAGATCCCAAACCTGGAGAGACCATTTTAGAGATAGGCAGTGCACCTGGAACCAAAACTTCCTTGATCCAGCAATTTACAGAGAACCAGGCTTACGTAATTGGCGTAGATACCTCAAGCCACCGAATCGAGGTAGAAAGAAAGCTACTCAAGAGATGGGGAGTCAAGAACGTTGATCTAGTTCTTGCTGACGGTGCGAACGTCTCACTAAGGAATGTGGACAAAATCTTAATCGATGCACCTTGCACAAATAGTGGTACCATAAATGTGGATCCGTCAATCCCTCTTCGGTTAACCAAGGAAGAATTAATGAAATTAAAGAGAATCCAGAAGGAAATTCTAAAAAACGCAATGACCCAGGAAGTCCCCGTGGTTTACTCGACCTGTTCCCTCTTTCCTGAAGAGGGTGAACTGCAGGTGGAAAGCTATTCCGATCTTCTAGTTAAGTTAACTGACGATCCAAGGCATATGGGTTACAGGAAGTCCAAAGTGTGGATGAGAGTAATGAGGACTTATCCGCACGTTGATTTCTCAGAAGGATTCTTCATTGCAAAGATCGATCCGTCCAGGAAGAACTAA
- a CDS encoding M1 family metallopeptidase, translating into MRIHSYDIYVDFNFKELTYNGTETISLETDGEIELDASGVEVSKVVVEGKEIPFETSDNKVKIKTTKISGNIIVNFSGKVKESLVGIYKAPYNGTYMISTQFESSHAREFIPCVDHPAFKAKFKLTIAVDKGLQVISNMPLKEMKEDKGKVIYAFHETPPMSTYLLYVGIGKFEEFKLQNNPEIIVATIPGKLSKAKMPAEFARDFIRKYEEYYGIKYQLPKVHLIAVPEFAFGAMENWGAITFRETALLADEKSGFSSIRRVAEVVAHELAHQWFGDLVTMKWWNDLWLNESFATFMSYKIIDMLRPEWDMWAEFLLDETAGALLKDSIPTTHPVETKVNTPEEVEQIFDDISYGKGASILRMIESYLGKDDFRKGISTYLQRYSFGNAEGKDLWQSLEEASGKPVSRLMPHWILEEGYPMVRVQIVGDEIVLTQERFGILPVPDKVYPIPLTLVINGERKDLLMESKTVRIKVGTVNQIKVNLGKSGFYRVLYENLDPVFKTDMTPEEQWGLINDYYAFFLAGKVSKDEYLKVVEFLMNSDHHLPVLELADQLSILYAINTEKYGKVARDFHVKQVEKWSRRDDPIGRRTYSQLAVNLSKMDESFARSLASRFQEYEQLDGDLRSAVAVAYAVSGGSQVLDEMLTRYKSSKFDEDKTRLLNAMLSMKSPHTVVNVLSMVFTGEMKKQDIIRSIQYSLFYPSVREAVWEWMKIHSRKVSEIYGGTGIFGRVMADVIPLLGIGREKEVEKFFTENPIKGAEKGIQQGLEILKAFSRVA; encoded by the coding sequence ATGCGTATACATTCATATGATATCTATGTGGATTTTAATTTCAAGGAACTGACTTATAATGGAACAGAAACCATTTCTCTTGAAACAGACGGTGAAATTGAGCTGGATGCATCTGGCGTAGAAGTGTCCAAGGTTGTAGTGGAAGGGAAGGAGATTCCCTTTGAGACATCAGACAATAAGGTTAAGATAAAGACTACAAAAATCTCAGGTAATATCATAGTTAATTTCTCTGGTAAGGTAAAGGAATCATTGGTGGGAATTTACAAGGCTCCATATAACGGAACCTACATGATATCAACGCAGTTCGAGTCCAGTCACGCTAGGGAGTTCATACCTTGTGTAGATCATCCTGCGTTCAAGGCGAAGTTTAAACTAACAATCGCAGTTGACAAAGGCCTCCAGGTAATATCCAATATGCCCCTGAAGGAGATGAAAGAAGACAAGGGCAAAGTGATATACGCATTTCATGAGACACCACCAATGTCAACCTATCTGCTTTATGTGGGAATAGGGAAGTTTGAGGAATTCAAGTTACAAAACAATCCAGAAATAATAGTTGCTACAATTCCTGGCAAACTATCCAAGGCTAAAATGCCAGCTGAATTTGCCAGAGATTTTATTAGAAAATATGAGGAGTATTATGGCATCAAGTATCAATTGCCTAAGGTTCACCTAATCGCGGTGCCTGAATTCGCATTTGGGGCCATGGAGAATTGGGGGGCCATTACTTTCAGGGAGACCGCCCTATTAGCTGACGAGAAATCAGGCTTCTCATCTATAAGAAGAGTGGCAGAGGTAGTAGCCCATGAACTCGCTCACCAATGGTTTGGGGATCTCGTTACAATGAAATGGTGGAACGATCTTTGGCTAAACGAGAGTTTCGCCACGTTCATGAGTTACAAGATAATTGATATGTTAAGGCCTGAGTGGGACATGTGGGCTGAGTTCCTACTGGATGAAACCGCGGGTGCCCTACTTAAGGACTCAATTCCTACCACTCACCCAGTTGAGACCAAGGTAAATACCCCTGAGGAAGTGGAGCAGATCTTTGATGATATAAGCTATGGCAAAGGTGCATCCATCCTTAGAATGATTGAGTCCTACCTGGGAAAAGACGATTTCAGAAAGGGAATCTCAACATATCTACAGAGGTATAGTTTCGGTAATGCAGAAGGAAAAGACTTGTGGCAAAGCCTAGAGGAGGCCTCTGGTAAACCCGTATCACGGTTAATGCCACACTGGATATTGGAGGAAGGCTATCCCATGGTAAGAGTCCAGATCGTAGGAGATGAAATCGTTCTTACCCAGGAAAGATTCGGAATACTACCCGTTCCTGACAAGGTCTATCCTATCCCCCTAACACTTGTGATAAATGGAGAGAGGAAGGACCTACTCATGGAGAGTAAGACCGTCAGGATTAAGGTCGGGACTGTTAACCAGATAAAGGTTAACTTAGGTAAGTCAGGATTCTACAGGGTCCTATATGAAAACCTGGACCCCGTATTTAAAACCGATATGACGCCAGAGGAGCAGTGGGGGCTGATAAACGATTACTACGCCTTCTTCTTAGCAGGCAAGGTTAGCAAAGACGAATATCTAAAGGTAGTCGAGTTCCTAATGAACTCAGACCATCATCTGCCTGTTCTGGAACTTGCAGACCAGCTATCTATCCTTTACGCCATTAACACTGAAAAGTACGGGAAAGTAGCTAGGGATTTCCACGTGAAACAGGTGGAGAAATGGAGCAGGAGAGACGATCCAATTGGAAGAAGAACCTATTCCCAACTGGCGGTAAACCTATCTAAGATGGACGAGAGCTTTGCAAGGTCCCTTGCAAGCAGGTTCCAGGAATATGAGCAACTCGATGGGGATCTTAGATCTGCAGTAGCTGTGGCCTATGCTGTTAGTGGGGGGTCCCAGGTATTAGACGAGATGTTAACTCGATATAAAAGCTCAAAATTTGACGAGGATAAAACTAGGTTACTTAACGCAATGCTTTCCATGAAATCGCCACACACAGTGGTAAATGTGCTAAGTATGGTCTTCACTGGGGAAATGAAGAAGCAGGATATAATTAGGTCAATACAATACTCATTGTTCTATCCGTCGGTTAGGGAGGCAGTCTGGGAATGGATGAAGATTCACTCCAGGAAAGTCTCGGAAATATATGGAGGAACAGGGATTTTCGGGAGAGTCATGGCTGACGTAATACCCCTCCTTGGTATAGGAAGGGAGAAGGAGGTGGAGAAGTTCTTCACTGAAAACCCAATTAAGGGCGCAGAGAAGGGTATACAACAGGGGTTGGAGATACTTAAGGCCTTTTCAAGGGTTGCATAG